Proteins encoded by one window of Winogradskyella sp. PG-2:
- a CDS encoding Fur family transcriptional regulator, with product MGIIRKTKAVTSILNIFETENDAKSVVRLIEQVKGEMNKTTVYRVLDRLEQEGVIHSFNGKDGLKWYAKCSGCTTHSHSDSHPHFQCTECDKVECLSLEVTIPTLKNHKVHSTDILLMGQCEACSA from the coding sequence GTGGGAATTATTAGAAAGACAAAAGCTGTAACTTCAATATTGAATATTTTTGAAACAGAAAATGATGCTAAATCAGTAGTGCGCCTTATTGAACAAGTAAAAGGGGAGATGAATAAGACTACAGTTTACCGCGTGCTAGATAGACTTGAGCAAGAAGGGGTTATTCACTCTTTTAATGGAAAAGATGGTTTAAAATGGTATGCTAAATGCAGTGGATGTACAACTCACAGTCATTCTGATTCTCATCCCCATTTTCAGTGTACAGAATGTGATAAGGTGGAATGTCTATCTTTAGAAGTTACAATACCAACTTTAAAAAATCATAAAGTACATTCTACAGATATTCTCTTAATGGGGCAATGTGAGGCTTGTAGCGCTTAA
- a CDS encoding DUF5916 domain-containing protein has protein sequence MARNDFEKTVFPAIPQSFSQNRMIYSAKLTGLQLPAPSANIRVEPYALYQYDDTKSGGNISNKLSEPKVGGDVKWVVNPETVLDLTINTDFAQADVDRAVNNLERFNIFFPERRQFFLENSGIWAGSSNFQIKPFFSRTIGLDNTFNAQPAPLDIATRYTSRNDKRAIGALAVRQSDTDEAGGSTFGVARYTQNYGKENNIGAMVTHRLDDSFNALNIGSKNNTTLTVDGFIRPTDETSISYLLSTSSDSEVNGLGYAGRIFAGKRTNDYYMGYVNSFVSDNYAPDMGFVYQKM, from the coding sequence TTGGCAAGAAATGATTTTGAAAAGACAGTTTTTCCTGCAATACCACAATCATTTTCTCAAAACCGAATGATCTATTCGGCAAAACTAACTGGGCTGCAATTGCCAGCGCCTTCTGCGAATATCAGAGTAGAACCTTATGCGCTTTATCAGTATGATGACACAAAATCAGGTGGTAATATCTCAAATAAGTTAAGTGAGCCAAAAGTTGGTGGAGATGTTAAATGGGTTGTTAACCCAGAAACAGTATTAGACCTCACCATTAATACAGATTTTGCTCAAGCAGACGTTGATAGAGCAGTTAATAACTTAGAAAGATTCAACATATTTTTTCCAGAAAGACGTCAGTTTTTTCTAGAAAATTCAGGTATTTGGGCTGGTAGTAGTAACTTTCAAATTAAACCCTTTTTTAGTCGCACCATAGGATTAGATAACACATTTAATGCACAACCAGCACCTCTCGATATTGCTACTAGATATACAAGTAGAAACGATAAAAGAGCCATTGGTGCATTAGCTGTAAGGCAAAGTGATACAGATGAAGCCGGAGGAAGTACTTTTGGTGTGGCGAGATATACTCAAAATTATGGAAAAGAAAATAATATAGGTGCTATGGTTACGCATCGTCTTGATGATAGTTTTAATGCTTTAAATATTGGCAGTAAAAATAATACAACGCTCACTGTAGACGGTTTTATACGACCTACAGACGAGACTTCTATTTCGTATTTATTATCTACATCCTCAGATAGTGAAGTCAACGGTTTAGGATATGCAGGACGAATTTTCGCTGGTAAGCGCACCAATGATTATTATATGGGTTACGTCAACTCATTTGTAAGCGATAATTATGCTCCAGATATGGGTTTTGTTTATCAGAAGATGTAA
- a CDS encoding ABC transporter ATP-binding protein translates to MIQIQDVSKSFKGNIAIQNLNLNVKQGEILGLLGANGAGKSTTINMLLGFLNPDSGKVQINDLDTIKNAEETRKLIGYIPENVNLYPYLSGLENLNYFCKLAGLVYSKTELEDYLTTCGLESKAHSKRVSGYSKGMRQKVGIAIAYAKKAKVYLLDEPASGLDPLASNELSLLLKKLAKEGATILMASHDIFRVREVCNRIGILKNGILVKELNSKDVSANELENLYLKFMQN, encoded by the coding sequence ATGATCCAAATACAAGACGTTAGCAAATCATTTAAGGGTAATATAGCAATACAAAACTTAAATTTAAACGTTAAACAAGGAGAAATTTTAGGATTATTGGGTGCAAATGGTGCAGGTAAATCTACAACTATAAATATGTTGTTAGGGTTTCTTAATCCAGATTCCGGTAAAGTACAAATCAATGATCTAGATACTATTAAAAATGCTGAAGAGACTAGAAAACTCATTGGTTATATTCCTGAAAATGTAAACCTCTACCCTTACCTATCTGGTTTAGAGAATTTAAATTATTTCTGCAAACTAGCAGGTTTAGTATATTCTAAAACAGAATTAGAAGATTATCTCACAACTTGTGGTTTAGAAAGTAAAGCGCACTCAAAAAGAGTAAGTGGTTATTCTAAAGGCATGCGGCAAAAAGTGGGTATCGCAATTGCGTATGCAAAAAAAGCAAAAGTTTATCTCCTAGATGAGCCTGCAAGTGGTTTAGATCCATTAGCAAGTAATGAGCTTTCACTTCTTCTTAAAAAGTTAGCCAAAGAAGGTGCTACTATTCTAATGGCTTCTCACGATATTTTTAGAGTACGAGAAGTTTGTAATCGCATTGGTATTCTTAAAAATGGAATTTTAGTAAAAGAGCTCAATAGCAAAGACGTAAGTGCTAATGAGCTAGAAAATTTATATCTAAAATTTATGCAAAACTAG
- a CDS encoding S46 family peptidase, with the protein MKKLNRILIALFIVLPTSIFANEGMWFLMHLERLNHRDMQKMGLQLTAKEIYSINNQSLKDAIVQFNGGCTASIISSNGLVLTNHHCGYNAIAELSTAEQNHLKNGFWAKSLDQELKPQSLYVRFFVRMDDVSERILSLVTNTMSEKEREAIINKEIAKIQEENSDGGKYTVSVRPFYQGNEYYYFVYEDYTDVRLVGAPSESIGKYGGDTDNWEWPRHTGDFSLFRVYADANGQPSEYSEDNVPLNVNYHLPVNIGGVKENDFAMILGYPGRTNRWMPAEGIEQNVKYAYPAWVEGSKLSMDVMKKYMDKDESVNLMYASQYAGIANYWKNRQGMIDALTKHGTAETKRKTENKFDKWANKPKYKSAYGNVISTINNYYKLTNEKSQHDNYLIGLLRSSKFSILPYRIGRGLENYADANEAKRKELVPRLTALISNSYKEYHLPLEKEILAEQLKLYTSKSNYSLPELLSEVKQINDFTDYVEAIFNLSMFGSKEGVEAFLKYPDKDILSNDPLYKLSSAILAKYREQPEMLQQPLNDYQKSFRLLVEGLRESGISRIEYPDANSTLRLSYGKVRALPKDTRNDAYINNYTTFKGVINKYKPNDDEFDLPKDMLKFFENKNYGRYANKDGELAVNFLTDNDITGGNSGSPVLNGKGELIGLAFDGNIEAMAGDVIFDKDLQRTINLDIRYVLWLIDTYSNAKNIIDELTIINN; encoded by the coding sequence ATGAAAAAGCTAAACCGAATTCTAATTGCCCTTTTTATTGTATTACCAACTTCAATATTTGCCAATGAAGGAATGTGGTTTTTAATGCATCTCGAACGTCTCAATCATCGTGATATGCAGAAAATGGGTTTACAGCTAACGGCTAAAGAAATATACAGTATCAATAACCAAAGTTTAAAAGATGCTATTGTGCAATTTAATGGCGGCTGCACAGCAAGTATCATTTCTAGCAATGGATTGGTGCTTACAAATCATCACTGCGGATACAACGCTATAGCCGAATTATCTACCGCAGAACAAAACCATTTAAAAAATGGCTTTTGGGCCAAATCATTAGACCAAGAATTAAAACCTCAAAGTCTCTACGTTAGATTCTTTGTACGTATGGATGATGTTAGTGAACGGATTCTTTCCTTAGTGACTAATACAATGTCAGAAAAAGAGCGCGAGGCTATTATTAATAAAGAGATTGCTAAAATTCAAGAGGAAAATAGTGACGGTGGAAAATATACAGTATCAGTAAGACCTTTTTATCAGGGAAATGAATATTACTACTTTGTATATGAAGATTATACTGATGTAAGGTTAGTTGGAGCTCCATCTGAAAGTATTGGGAAATATGGAGGTGATACAGATAACTGGGAATGGCCTCGTCATACCGGAGATTTCTCGCTATTCAGAGTATATGCAGATGCCAATGGACAACCTTCGGAATATTCTGAGGATAACGTACCCTTAAATGTTAATTATCATCTTCCTGTAAATATTGGTGGTGTTAAAGAGAATGATTTCGCTATGATTTTGGGGTATCCAGGTCGAACAAACCGTTGGATGCCTGCCGAAGGGATTGAGCAAAACGTTAAGTACGCATATCCTGCTTGGGTTGAAGGTTCTAAACTAAGTATGGATGTGATGAAAAAATATATGGATAAAGATGAGTCTGTAAATTTAATGTACGCTTCGCAATACGCTGGAATAGCAAACTATTGGAAGAATCGACAAGGGATGATCGATGCTTTAACAAAGCACGGAACTGCAGAAACTAAACGTAAGACAGAAAATAAGTTTGATAAATGGGCAAATAAACCAAAGTATAAAAGTGCTTACGGCAATGTAATTAGTACCATCAACAACTATTATAAGCTTACTAATGAAAAATCTCAGCACGATAATTATTTGATAGGGTTGTTACGCTCAAGTAAATTCTCAATACTTCCGTACAGAATTGGAAGAGGACTTGAAAATTATGCAGATGCTAATGAAGCAAAACGTAAAGAATTAGTGCCACGTTTAACCGCATTAATCAGTAATTCATACAAAGAGTATCACTTACCTCTAGAAAAAGAGATTTTAGCAGAGCAGCTCAAACTTTACACTTCAAAATCTAATTACTCTTTACCTGAGCTACTGTCTGAAGTTAAACAAATAAATGACTTTACGGACTATGTAGAAGCTATTTTCAACCTCAGTATGTTTGGCTCAAAAGAAGGAGTTGAAGCATTTTTGAAATATCCAGATAAGGATATATTGTCTAATGACCCACTTTATAAATTATCGTCAGCTATACTCGCAAAATATAGAGAGCAACCTGAGATGCTTCAACAACCGCTAAATGATTACCAAAAATCATTCAGGTTATTAGTTGAAGGTTTAAGAGAATCAGGAATCAGTAGAATAGAATATCCAGATGCTAACTCAACACTTCGATTATCCTATGGAAAAGTAAGAGCTTTACCTAAAGATACCCGAAATGATGCTTATATAAATAATTATACCACCTTTAAAGGTGTTATCAATAAATACAAACCAAATGATGACGAATTTGACTTACCTAAAGATATGCTCAAGTTTTTTGAAAATAAAAACTACGGAAGATATGCTAATAAAGATGGTGAATTAGCGGTAAATTTTTTAACAGATAATGACATAACTGGCGGAAATTCTGGGTCACCAGTACTAAACGGAAAAGGAGAATTGATAGGTTTAGCTTTTGATGGAAACATTGAAGCGATGGCAGGAGACGTCATATTCGATAAGGACTTACAACGCACAATAAACTTAGATATTAGATACGTACTTTGGTTAATTGATACTTATTCTAATGCTAAAAATATTATAGACGAATTAACTATTATAAACAATTAA
- a CDS encoding DUF6702 family protein: protein MRLKGIMFALIILSLSAFTKEHALKMTFSKLIISSNGNVDLETRIFLDDLTAHMQKLYDLQQTDFSTTTSNGTMALRQYLKNHLYFKQGEKKINLYINSVSLSKNRLALVVNMSTTNKLDVSEELFLINTILCDASLMQTNDIKFLDKHHILSISNPKVKIEIN, encoded by the coding sequence ATGAGACTAAAAGGTATAATGTTTGCATTAATAATATTGTCGTTAAGTGCATTTACCAAAGAGCACGCACTCAAGATGACATTCAGTAAGCTTATTATTAGTTCTAATGGCAATGTGGATTTAGAGACACGCATTTTTTTGGATGATTTAACTGCGCATATGCAAAAATTATATGATTTGCAGCAAACGGATTTTTCTACCACTACGAGCAATGGCACAATGGCATTACGCCAATACCTCAAAAATCACTTATATTTTAAACAGGGTGAAAAAAAAATAAATCTCTATATCAATAGTGTCTCTCTTTCAAAAAACCGTTTAGCACTAGTAGTAAATATGAGTACGACCAACAAATTGGATGTCTCAGAAGAGCTGTTTTTGATTAATACAATATTATGTGATGCCTCGCTAATGCAAACAAATGATATAAAATTTCTAGACAAACATCATATCTTAAGCATAAGTAATCCAAAAGTAAAAATCGAAATCAATTAA
- a CDS encoding MerC domain-containing protein translates to MANTNKIYWADKLGAISAFLCIVHCLAAPVLLTMGVSFLHHPVIAFLFILVAFISIYKTTKGRLFIGLSILLWIAFTGFVVSILLEDYAEIFEYTMYFFSISIIIGHLYNMRYHQNETKQFH, encoded by the coding sequence ATGGCGAATACAAATAAAATATATTGGGCAGATAAATTAGGTGCAATTAGTGCCTTTCTATGTATTGTTCATTGCTTAGCAGCACCAGTATTACTTACTATGGGAGTTAGTTTTCTACATCATCCAGTAATTGCTTTCCTTTTTATATTAGTAGCTTTCATTTCTATTTATAAAACAACAAAAGGAAGACTATTTATCGGTTTAAGTATTCTTTTATGGATTGCTTTTACTGGTTTTGTAGTATCTATTCTACTCGAAGACTATGCGGAAATTTTTGAGTACACCATGTATTTTTTTTCGATAAGTATTATAATCGGACACCTTTATAATATGCGCTATCACCAAAATGAGACTAAGCAATTTCATTAA
- a CDS encoding HupE/UreJ family protein yields MIHYIELGINHILDPQGLDHLYFIVSFCLLYTISNLRKIAGLVTAFTLGHCITLALAALEKIYINPDLIELLIPITIIISCLLNYWILIKENKYQTPKGNLIYVIILFFGLIHGLGFSNFLSAMLFEGESIVAPLLGFNIGIEIAQLIIVIMVLAALWISDNVIKSKKIVRLTLNTIIMLMVLQMILF; encoded by the coding sequence ATGATACATTATATAGAACTTGGGATTAATCATATTTTAGATCCACAAGGGTTAGATCATCTGTATTTTATAGTTTCTTTCTGCCTTCTGTATACGATAAGTAATTTACGTAAAATTGCTGGACTCGTAACTGCATTCACTTTAGGACACTGTATCACTTTAGCTCTTGCTGCACTAGAAAAAATTTATATAAATCCAGATTTAATCGAGTTATTAATTCCTATTACAATTATAATAAGTTGCTTACTCAACTATTGGATTCTTATAAAAGAAAATAAATATCAGACACCTAAAGGCAATCTTATTTATGTAATAATACTTTTTTTTGGTCTTATTCATGGACTCGGATTTTCCAACTTTCTATCAGCTATGTTATTTGAAGGAGAAAGTATTGTAGCTCCGTTGCTAGGTTTTAACATAGGGATTGAAATTGCACAATTAATTATAGTTATTATGGTTCTTGCAGCTCTTTGGATTAGTGATAATGTAATAAAATCTAAGAAAATAGTTAGGCTAACTTTGAACACCATAATTATGTTAATGGTACTTCAAATGATTTTATTTTAG
- a CDS encoding GTP-binding protein, which yields MNDFKKLPVTVLSGFLGAGKTTLLNHVLHNKEGLKVAVIVNDMSEVNVDANLVNSENVLSRTEETLVEMSNGCICCTLREDLMIEVERLAKENRFDYLLIESTGISEPIPVAQTFSFIDEENNIDLSRFSYVDTMVTVVDAFNFFKDFGSPERLVDRSLTDIENDFRTIVNLLIDQIEFCNVIILNKTDLVTKEHLGILKSVIHKLNPAAKIIESSFSKVNPKEILNTKLFNFEEAEESAGWIEELKKDEHTPETEEYGIGSFVFRSKKPFHPERFWDYAQHQFPQNILRSKGLFWLASRPDQALIWGQAGGSLRSDSAGVWWSSMPFEKRIQQMAFVDNQAHIESDWDITFGDRKNEIVFIGQNLDESLIKKQLNACLLTESELASINLEEDRFEDEWPVERAYAF from the coding sequence ATGAATGACTTTAAAAAATTACCCGTAACCGTATTAAGTGGCTTTTTAGGAGCAGGAAAAACCACGTTATTAAATCATGTTTTACATAACAAAGAAGGCTTAAAAGTAGCCGTTATTGTAAATGACATGAGCGAGGTAAACGTTGATGCGAATTTGGTAAATAGCGAAAATGTATTATCTCGTACCGAAGAAACACTCGTTGAAATGAGTAATGGTTGCATATGCTGTACTTTAAGAGAAGATCTAATGATTGAGGTAGAAAGACTTGCAAAGGAAAATCGATTTGATTATTTACTAATTGAAAGTACAGGAATTAGCGAGCCTATACCAGTAGCACAAACCTTCTCATTTATAGACGAGGAGAATAATATAGATTTATCTCGATTTAGCTATGTAGACACTATGGTTACTGTGGTGGATGCATTCAATTTTTTTAAAGATTTTGGAAGCCCAGAGCGGTTAGTAGATCGCAGTCTTACAGATATAGAAAATGATTTTAGAACGATTGTAAATTTATTAATCGATCAAATAGAATTTTGTAATGTCATTATTTTAAACAAAACCGATTTAGTTACTAAAGAACATTTAGGCATCTTAAAATCAGTAATACATAAACTTAATCCAGCGGCGAAAATAATTGAATCCTCTTTTAGTAAAGTAAACCCAAAGGAGATTCTCAATACTAAACTATTTAATTTCGAAGAAGCTGAAGAAAGTGCAGGCTGGATTGAAGAATTAAAAAAAGACGAACATACACCAGAAACTGAAGAATATGGCATTGGCTCATTTGTTTTTAGAAGCAAAAAACCTTTTCATCCCGAACGTTTTTGGGATTATGCACAACACCAATTCCCTCAAAACATTTTAAGAAGTAAAGGACTGTTTTGGCTAGCCTCAAGACCAGACCAAGCTTTAATTTGGGGACAAGCCGGTGGTTCGCTTCGCTCAGATAGTGCAGGTGTTTGGTGGAGCAGTATGCCTTTTGAAAAGCGTATACAACAAATGGCTTTTGTTGATAACCAAGCACATATTGAAAGTGATTGGGATATAACTTTTGGAGATCGAAAAAATGAAATTGTTTTTATAGGTCAAAATTTAGATGAATCTCTGATTAAAAAACAACTCAATGCTTGTTTACTAACCGAATCCGAACTTGCATCTATCAATTTAGAAGAAGACCGCTTTGAAGATGAATGGCCAGTTGAACGTGCTTATGCTTTTTAA
- a CDS encoding PhoX family protein: protein MNYSRRKFISFLGKASLGAAIVPPFLFSCGNISKPIDIESLSNERLNHLKNLVLEGLSASNQDDLLLVNGLDYHTIIKWGDEISELDTFGFNNDFTCFIPLDKSNPKDGLLWVNHEYVNPLYVSDFNYRDYENPDEHRTIEQVDKEMYNVGGSIVRIKEENGKWKVVKNDPHNRRITAKTKIQLNWNSPIKGKSEAIGTLANCSGGITPWNTFLTCEENYDGFYGETVYDDNNNASRIPSRYSGWENFYDYPPEHYGWVVEVNPKDGTAQKHIALGRFAHECCTLYQLEDKRIVAYTGDDSNNEHLYKFISSQPDSLKEGILYVADTVNGKWLALDWEKQPTLKTKFKDQTEVLIRAREAAKLLGATELNRPEDIEIDPITGHIFVSLTNNKSKGDVHGSILKIEETNGDFDALTFKSSTYLAGGEANGFSCPDNLAFDLAGNLWFTSDMSGNAMNKANKPYISFKNNSLFVIPRYGKDAGKVIRIASAPKDAELTGPWFSPDGKTLFLSVQHPGEQTKNINNPTSTWPFDGDNIPKPAVVAITGDLIEKMNKLNQIVS from the coding sequence ATGAACTACAGTAGAAGAAAATTTATTTCCTTTTTAGGTAAAGCTAGCTTAGGAGCTGCTATAGTTCCTCCATTTTTATTTAGTTGTGGTAATATAAGTAAGCCCATTGACATAGAAAGTCTATCTAATGAAAGACTTAATCACTTAAAAAATCTAGTCTTAGAAGGATTAAGCGCCTCTAACCAAGATGACTTACTATTAGTAAACGGACTAGATTATCATACCATTATAAAATGGGGAGATGAGATTAGTGAATTAGACACTTTTGGATTCAATAATGACTTTACGTGCTTTATTCCACTCGATAAAAGCAACCCCAAAGATGGCTTACTTTGGGTAAACCACGAGTATGTTAATCCGCTTTATGTTTCAGACTTTAATTACAGAGATTATGAAAATCCTGATGAACATCGTACTATCGAACAAGTAGATAAAGAGATGTATAATGTCGGAGGAAGTATTGTAAGGATTAAAGAAGAAAACGGTAAATGGAAAGTTGTTAAAAACGACCCTCATAATAGACGTATTACAGCAAAAACAAAGATTCAATTAAATTGGAACAGTCCAATAAAAGGTAAATCAGAGGCTATTGGAACACTAGCTAATTGTTCTGGCGGAATTACACCATGGAACACCTTTCTCACCTGTGAAGAAAACTATGATGGCTTTTATGGTGAAACTGTTTATGACGATAATAATAATGCCTCTAGAATTCCTAGCAGGTATAGTGGTTGGGAGAACTTTTATGATTATCCACCAGAACATTATGGATGGGTCGTAGAGGTAAATCCAAAAGACGGTACTGCTCAAAAACATATTGCACTTGGACGATTTGCACATGAGTGTTGCACCTTATATCAACTAGAAGACAAACGTATTGTTGCTTATACAGGGGATGATAGTAATAATGAACATTTATATAAATTCATTTCCTCTCAACCAGACTCTTTAAAGGAAGGGATACTCTATGTTGCGGACACTGTTAACGGTAAATGGCTAGCTTTAGACTGGGAGAAACAACCAACTTTAAAAACGAAATTTAAAGACCAAACAGAAGTATTAATAAGAGCTCGAGAAGCTGCAAAATTGTTAGGCGCTACTGAATTAAATCGTCCTGAAGATATAGAAATTGATCCTATAACCGGACATATATTTGTCTCATTGACCAATAATAAAAGTAAAGGTGATGTTCATGGTTCCATCCTAAAAATTGAAGAGACTAATGGTGATTTTGATGCCTTAACCTTTAAATCATCTACTTATTTAGCAGGTGGTGAAGCTAATGGATTCTCTTGCCCTGATAATTTAGCCTTTGATTTAGCTGGAAATCTATGGTTCACTTCTGATATGTCTGGAAATGCTATGAATAAGGCTAATAAACCATATATATCATTTAAAAACAATAGTTTATTTGTGATACCAAGATATGGAAAAGATGCTGGAAAAGTCATCAGAATAGCTTCAGCGCCAAAGGATGCAGAGTTAACTGGTCCATGGTTTTCACCAGATGGAAAAACACTATTCTTAAGTGTTCAGCATCCTGGTGAACAAACAAAAAATATAAATAACCCAACGAGTACATGGCCTTTCGATGGTGATAATATTCCCAAACCTGCTGTAGTTGCTATTACTGGTGATTTAATAGAGAAAATGAACAAGTTGAATCAAATAGTGAGTTAA
- a CDS encoding DUF3526 domain-containing protein: MLQIIKNEWRFLVRSQIFFGISFAFVSILIVSVFLGFNQTKKQEQTHKNAKDHVRQQWVSIDEMNPHSAAHYGTYIFKPSNLLSSLDEGVNSVTGNVLRVEGHVQNEIVHSEASQMQAISRFGKLKSSLLLQYIVPLLLIFLAFNSVSSEKQSGRLKLLVLQGAKPIQVILSKTLSVWFYGLLLLIFVVIVYGILNIQNITLEILTRALLFFLSYSLYYFIISGLTVFFSARWQNATLALTSMLGIWILWTMFLPNILMSSAEKWHPLPSRNEFQSAMKEDRSKGLDGHNPSDERGLALKEQVLKEYGVDSLSQLPINFDGMRMQADEEYGNSVWDKNFGNNSNILKKQKLSFQLGGIFNPFISLQNTSMGFMASDNLHHQEFLLQVENYRRVFIKMLNDKQTYGGSKTGDWSWKEDNAFFKSVPDFDYKPTRLSSVLSNYLLDLALLTFWSVIVIILIRFGTKKIQIA, translated from the coding sequence ATGTTACAAATCATCAAAAATGAATGGCGGTTTTTAGTTCGAAGTCAAATATTTTTCGGCATTTCTTTTGCGTTTGTCTCTATTTTAATAGTATCGGTTTTTCTAGGGTTTAATCAAACTAAAAAGCAAGAACAAACGCATAAAAATGCCAAAGACCATGTACGTCAGCAATGGGTAAGTATTGACGAAATGAATCCTCACAGCGCAGCACACTATGGTACTTATATCTTTAAACCTTCTAACTTATTGAGTAGTCTTGATGAAGGTGTTAACAGCGTGACTGGAAATGTGCTTCGTGTTGAAGGGCATGTACAAAACGAGATTGTACATTCAGAAGCATCACAAATGCAAGCGATTTCAAGATTTGGAAAATTAAAGTCCTCACTTCTACTTCAATATATAGTTCCTTTATTATTAATTTTTTTAGCTTTTAATTCGGTCAGTAGTGAAAAACAAAGTGGACGACTAAAATTATTGGTATTACAAGGTGCAAAGCCAATACAAGTTATTTTATCCAAAACGCTATCTGTCTGGTTTTATGGTTTGCTATTATTGATTTTTGTAGTAATTGTTTATGGTATTTTAAATATTCAAAACATTACGTTAGAAATTTTAACTAGAGCGCTATTGTTCTTTTTATCCTACTCGCTTTATTATTTTATTATTAGCGGACTTACTGTTTTCTTTTCAGCTAGATGGCAAAATGCAACACTAGCCTTAACGTCTATGTTAGGGATTTGGATTTTATGGACCATGTTTTTACCTAATATTTTAATGAGTTCTGCCGAGAAATGGCATCCATTACCTAGCAGGAATGAATTTCAATCGGCTATGAAAGAAGACCGTTCAAAAGGCTTAGATGGTCATAATCCTTCTGACGAGAGAGGTTTAGCTTTAAAAGAACAAGTACTTAAAGAATATGGTGTTGATAGTTTATCACAACTACCTATAAATTTTGATGGTATGCGCATGCAGGCTGATGAAGAATATGGTAATAGTGTTTGGGATAAAAATTTTGGAAATAACAGTAATATATTAAAAAAACAAAAGCTAAGCTTTCAATTAGGTGGCATTTTCAATCCATTTATTTCTCTACAAAACACAAGTATGGGTTTTATGGCAAGTGATAATTTACACCATCAAGAATTTTTATTACAAGTAGAAAACTATAGACGCGTTTTTATTAAAATGTTAAACGATAAGCAAACTTATGGAGGATCTAAAACAGGAGATTGGAGTTGGAAAGAGGATAACGCCTTTTTTAAGTCTGTACCTGATTTCGATTACAAACCAACTCGACTTTCTTCTGTATTATCAAATTACCTCTTAGACTTGGCATTACTAACATTTTGGTCAGTTATCGTTATTATACTTATTCGTTTTGGAACAAAAAAAATACAAATCGCATGA
- a CDS encoding alpha/beta hydrolase, with protein MKFITSKKLLIFNCLFLIFQNVSLAQKLDPKGRNSYKSDHIIKSEITDKEYLIHMSFPKHYNIKDSITYPVLYVLDGKSTFGYFESKYIDSEKIEDVILVGISHKVMGIQSNINRFIDYTPYRDTITEKRIAKKFGFKYGTIKTGGANKFLECLKKEIVPFIDKNYKTNSERGISGHSLGGLFTAYCFVNSDNYFTKFGINSPSFQLNEGIFLKPAISKFSDSQNWDINPTKVFISTGENESPMMVSNMIKFSMFLQKRNYDNVDMNWRIYRNETHSSVIPICLNGTLTTLYEKK; from the coding sequence ATGAAATTTATAACATCAAAAAAACTACTTATTTTTAATTGCCTTTTTTTGATTTTTCAAAATGTATCACTAGCACAAAAATTAGACCCAAAAGGACGGAATAGCTATAAATCAGACCATATCATTAAATCAGAAATTACAGATAAAGAGTATTTAATTCATATGTCTTTTCCAAAGCACTATAATATTAAGGACAGCATAACTTATCCTGTTCTTTATGTTTTGGATGGAAAAAGCACATTTGGCTATTTCGAATCTAAATATATTGATTCTGAAAAAATTGAAGATGTAATTCTCGTTGGAATTAGTCATAAGGTAATGGGAATTCAATCCAATATTAACAGATTTATTGATTACACGCCATATCGAGACACAATTACGGAAAAAAGAATTGCGAAAAAATTCGGATTTAAATATGGAACGATTAAGACAGGTGGAGCGAACAAATTTTTAGAATGCTTAAAAAAAGAAATAGTTCCATTTATTGACAAAAATTATAAAACAAATTCTGAAAGAGGAATTTCAGGACATTCTCTCGGAGGATTATTTACAGCATACTGTTTCGTTAATTCTGATAACTACTTTACTAAATTTGGCATAAACAGCCCTTCTTTTCAACTTAATGAAGGTATATTTCTTAAACCAGCAATTTCTAAATTCTCTGATAGTCAAAACTGGGATATTAATCCAACAAAAGTTTTCATATCAACTGGAGAAAATGAAAGTCCAATGATGGTATCGAATATGATCAAATTTAGTATGTTCCTTCAAAAAAGGAACTATGACAATGTTGATATGAATTGGCGTATATACAGAAATGAAACACATTCATCAGTAATACCAATCTGTTTAAAT